In the genome of Pseudomonas protegens, one region contains:
- a CDS encoding MalY/PatB family protein — MSFDFDTLHPRHGTGSTKWSRYPEDVLPMWVADMDFAVADGILQALRQRLEHPLLGYSVARDELREAVVADLWDKYAWRVQPDELIFLPGVEPGFNMALHAFVKPGQPVVVQTPNYRPLRLAPGNWGLDKIEVPFQLTAQGTYDTPMDALRQALQGAGAMLLSNPHNPLGKVFPRDELQAVATACLDQGALIISDEIHAELCFDGRRHIPTATLSPEIARRTITLMSASKAYNIAGMKTCFAIVQDPATRLAFNNARAGMVDSVSPLGLEATHAALTHGGPWLQALLGYLQANRDYLLHAVQTRLPGIRMHAPQGTYLAWLDCSALGLADPYAFFLKEAKVGLSAGLEFGDDCGQFVRLNFGCPRAMLEEGIQRLQDSLQRR, encoded by the coding sequence ATGAGCTTCGATTTCGATACCCTGCACCCCCGTCATGGCACCGGCAGCACCAAATGGAGCCGCTACCCCGAGGATGTCCTGCCGATGTGGGTGGCCGACATGGATTTCGCCGTGGCCGACGGCATCCTCCAGGCCTTGCGCCAGCGCCTGGAGCACCCGCTGCTGGGCTACAGCGTGGCCCGCGACGAGTTGCGCGAAGCGGTGGTCGCCGACCTCTGGGACAAATACGCCTGGCGCGTGCAACCCGACGAACTGATCTTCCTGCCCGGGGTCGAGCCCGGCTTCAACATGGCCCTGCACGCCTTCGTCAAACCCGGGCAACCGGTGGTGGTGCAGACCCCCAACTATCGTCCGCTGCGCCTGGCCCCGGGCAACTGGGGCCTGGACAAGATCGAAGTGCCGTTCCAGCTCACCGCCCAGGGCACCTACGACACGCCCATGGATGCACTGCGCCAGGCCTTGCAAGGCGCCGGCGCCATGCTCCTGAGCAACCCGCACAACCCGCTGGGCAAGGTCTTCCCCCGGGATGAACTGCAGGCGGTGGCCACTGCCTGCCTGGACCAGGGCGCGCTGATCATCTCCGACGAGATCCATGCCGAACTGTGCTTCGACGGTCGCCGGCACATTCCCACCGCCACCCTGAGCCCGGAGATTGCCCGCCGCACCATCACCCTGATGTCGGCCAGCAAGGCCTACAACATCGCCGGGATGAAGACCTGCTTCGCCATCGTCCAGGACCCGGCCACCCGCCTGGCCTTCAACAACGCCCGCGCCGGCATGGTGGACAGCGTCAGCCCCCTGGGCCTGGAGGCGACCCACGCCGCCCTGACCCACGGCGGCCCCTGGCTGCAGGCGCTGCTCGGCTACCTGCAAGCCAACCGCGACTACCTGCTGCACGCGGTGCAGACCCGCCTGCCGGGCATCCGCATGCACGCGCCCCAGGGCACTTATCTGGCCTGGCTCGACTGCAGCGCCCTGGGCCTGGCCGACCCCTACGCCTTTTTCCTCAAGGAGGCCAAGGTCGGCCTCAGCGCCGGGCTGGAGTTCGGTGACGACTGCGGGCAATTCGTGCGCCTGAACTTCGGCTGCCCGCGGGCCATGCTCGAAGAAGGCATCCAGCGCCTGCAGGACAGCCTGCAACGGCGCTGA
- a CDS encoding ABC transporter substrate-binding protein yields the protein MSNTLRCGVALSWLVLCAGASAQAQNLTVISFGGATKQAQEKAYFQPFNQSGAGQVVAGEYNGELSKIKAMVDVGKTSWDVVEVESPELLRGCDEGLFEPLDLSRFGDPAQYVPGTLSECGVATYVWSMVMAFAPQKLAKAPGSWADFWNLKDFPGKRGLRKSAKYTLEIALLADGVAPEQLYQVLNTPEGVTRAFAKLDQIKPYIQWWEAGAQPPQWLVAGDVVMSAAYNGRIAMAQKEGMRLSILWPQSLYDPEYWAVVKGSPNKALAEDFILFASQPQAQKLFSQNIPYGPVHRQALPLLPEAVQQQLPTYEANLKGARAVDAAFWVDHGEELEQRFNAWAAR from the coding sequence ATGTCCAACACCTTGCGTTGCGGCGTTGCATTGTCGTGGCTTGTGCTGTGTGCCGGGGCTTCGGCCCAGGCGCAGAACCTCACGGTCATTTCCTTTGGCGGGGCCACCAAGCAGGCCCAGGAAAAGGCCTATTTCCAGCCATTCAACCAGAGCGGAGCGGGCCAAGTGGTGGCCGGTGAGTACAACGGCGAACTGTCGAAGATCAAGGCCATGGTCGATGTCGGCAAGACCAGCTGGGACGTGGTCGAAGTGGAAAGTCCGGAGCTGTTGCGCGGCTGCGACGAGGGCCTGTTCGAGCCTTTGGATCTGTCACGTTTCGGCGATCCGGCGCAGTACGTCCCTGGCACCCTGAGCGAGTGCGGCGTGGCGACCTATGTCTGGTCGATGGTCATGGCCTTCGCTCCGCAGAAACTGGCCAAGGCCCCGGGCTCCTGGGCGGACTTCTGGAACCTCAAGGACTTCCCCGGCAAGCGCGGCCTGCGCAAGAGCGCCAAGTACACCCTGGAGATCGCGCTGCTGGCGGACGGAGTCGCCCCCGAGCAGCTGTACCAGGTGCTCAATACGCCGGAAGGGGTGACCCGGGCCTTCGCCAAGCTGGACCAGATCAAACCCTATATCCAGTGGTGGGAAGCCGGGGCCCAGCCGCCCCAATGGCTGGTGGCGGGCGATGTGGTGATGAGCGCGGCCTATAACGGACGCATTGCCATGGCCCAGAAGGAGGGCATGCGCTTGAGCATTCTCTGGCCCCAGAGCCTGTACGACCCGGAGTACTGGGCCGTGGTCAAGGGGTCGCCGAACAAGGCCCTGGCCGAGGATTTCATCCTGTTTGCCAGCCAGCCCCAGGCGCAGAAGCTGTTCTCGCAGAACATTCCCTACGGACCGGTACACCGTCAGGCCTTGCCGCTGTTGCCTGAAGCGGTGCAGCAGCAACTGCCGACCTATGAGGCCAACCTGAAAGGCGCGCGGGCGGTGGATGCGGCCTTCTGGGTCGATCATGGCGAGGAGCTGGAGCAGCGCTTCAACGCCTGGGCCGCGCGCTGA
- a CDS encoding AEC family transporter yields the protein MDKVFTVVMPLFAMIFAGYWIVRLEVIGKDTVKGLVGVVFWLFLPCFIFIKTLGTRDHGELDWALLSAYYLACLVTFMIAAVGGRLIWGGNARVAGLRGLSSISGVVGYMGLPLMVMAFGDEAALPTLMITMADNLVILAGGALIMELTEPRDAQDRPDLARVLLTTGKSIISNPLILAVALAALCIALQWRLPSPLQIFATQMTNATGPLALVALGAAFAVHRQQNLIKGDALALALLKVVVLPVLVFVSARYVFGLGEFLVKIAVIMAALPVAVNVFILASRYKTYETEVSSSMLLSAVMGIGVISGLLVLLD from the coding sequence ATGGATAAGGTGTTCACCGTGGTGATGCCGCTGTTTGCGATGATTTTCGCCGGCTACTGGATCGTGCGGCTGGAGGTGATCGGCAAGGACACGGTCAAGGGCCTGGTGGGGGTGGTGTTCTGGTTGTTCCTGCCGTGCTTCATCTTCATCAAGACCCTCGGCACCCGGGACCATGGCGAGCTGGATTGGGCCTTGCTCAGCGCCTATTACCTGGCCTGCCTGGTGACCTTCATGATCGCCGCCGTGGGCGGGCGGCTGATCTGGGGCGGCAACGCGCGGGTGGCCGGTCTGCGCGGGCTGTCGTCCATCTCCGGGGTGGTGGGCTACATGGGGTTGCCCTTGATGGTCATGGCGTTTGGCGACGAAGCGGCGCTGCCGACGCTGATGATCACCATGGCCGACAACCTGGTGATCCTGGCGGGGGGCGCGCTGATCATGGAACTCACCGAGCCGCGCGATGCGCAGGACAGGCCGGATCTGGCCCGTGTGCTGCTGACCACCGGCAAGTCGATCATCAGCAACCCGCTGATTCTGGCGGTGGCCCTGGCGGCGCTGTGCATCGCCCTGCAGTGGCGGTTGCCCAGCCCGCTGCAGATCTTCGCCACGCAGATGACCAACGCCACCGGTCCCCTGGCGCTGGTGGCCCTGGGCGCCGCCTTTGCCGTGCACCGCCAGCAGAACCTGATCAAGGGCGACGCTTTGGCCCTGGCGCTGTTGAAGGTGGTGGTGTTGCCGGTGCTGGTGTTCGTGTCCGCCCGCTATGTGTTTGGCCTGGGCGAGTTCCTGGTCAAGATCGCGGTGATCATGGCGGCGCTGCCAGTGGCGGTGAACGTCTTTATCCTGGCCTCGCGCTACAAGACCTACGAGACCGAGGTGTCCAGCAGCATGCTGCTCTCGGCGGTGATGGGCATCGGGGTGATCTCGGGGTTGCTGGTGCTGCTGGATTGA
- a CDS encoding aminotransferase: protein MAIQPATFFQQFDEPKLVAADKAHYMHGFHMFDEHREQGSLNIAAGEGAYIYDTAGRRYLDAVGGMWCTNIGLGREEMAEAIADQVRQLAYSNPFCDMANVSAIELCEKLASLAPGDLNHVFLTTGGSTAVDTAYRLVQFYQNSRGKHEKKHVISRINAYHGSTFLTMSIGNKAADRAPEFDFMSDLFHHISCPNYYRAPAGMSEAEFLEFLLAEFEDKILTIGPDKVAAFFAEPIMGSGGVIIPPEGYHLRMWEICQRYDLLYVADEVVTSFGRLGTFFASQEVFGMQPDIITTAKGLTSGYLPLGACIFSERIWQVIGEPGKGRCFTHGFTYSGHPVSCVAALKNIEIIERENLLAHVEDVGRYMEQRLQTLAELPLVGNVRCKRLMACVEFVADKQSKALLPEALNIAERIHLRAQAKGLLVRPIGHLNVMSPPLIINHQQIDQIVDTLRECILEAAAELRRDGQYLG from the coding sequence ATGGCTATCCAACCCGCAACCTTCTTCCAGCAGTTCGACGAACCCAAGCTGGTGGCCGCCGACAAGGCGCATTACATGCACGGTTTCCACATGTTCGACGAACACCGTGAGCAGGGCTCGCTGAACATCGCCGCCGGTGAAGGCGCCTACATCTATGACACCGCCGGCCGACGCTATCTGGACGCGGTCGGCGGCATGTGGTGCACCAACATCGGCCTGGGGCGCGAGGAAATGGCCGAGGCCATCGCCGATCAGGTACGGCAGCTGGCCTACTCCAACCCGTTCTGCGACATGGCCAACGTCAGCGCCATCGAGCTCTGTGAAAAACTCGCCAGCCTGGCTCCGGGCGACCTGAATCACGTGTTCCTCACCACCGGCGGCTCCACGGCGGTGGACACGGCCTATCGCCTGGTGCAGTTCTATCAGAACAGTCGCGGTAAGCATGAGAAAAAGCACGTGATCTCACGGATCAATGCCTACCACGGCTCCACCTTCCTCACCATGTCCATCGGTAACAAGGCCGCGGACCGGGCCCCCGAATTCGACTTCATGAGTGATCTGTTCCACCACATCTCCTGCCCCAACTACTACCGGGCCCCGGCCGGGATGAGCGAGGCAGAATTTCTCGAGTTTCTGCTGGCCGAGTTCGAAGACAAGATCCTCACCATCGGCCCGGACAAGGTCGCGGCGTTCTTTGCCGAACCCATCATGGGCTCCGGCGGGGTGATAATTCCGCCCGAGGGTTATCACCTTCGCATGTGGGAAATCTGCCAACGCTACGACCTACTGTATGTGGCTGACGAGGTGGTGACCTCATTCGGACGCCTGGGAACCTTCTTCGCCTCACAGGAGGTGTTCGGCATGCAGCCGGACATCATCACCACCGCCAAGGGCCTGACGTCGGGCTACCTGCCGCTGGGGGCGTGCATCTTTTCCGAGCGCATCTGGCAGGTGATCGGCGAACCGGGCAAAGGCCGTTGCTTTACCCACGGTTTCACCTACAGCGGCCACCCGGTGAGCTGCGTCGCGGCGCTGAAGAACATCGAGATCATCGAGCGGGAGAACCTGCTGGCCCATGTCGAGGATGTCGGGCGCTACATGGAGCAGCGCCTGCAGACCCTGGCCGAATTGCCGCTGGTGGGCAATGTGCGCTGCAAGCGCTTGATGGCCTGTGTCGAATTCGTCGCGGACAAGCAGAGCAAGGCGCTGCTGCCCGAAGCCCTGAACATCGCCGAGCGCATCCACCTGCGGGCCCAGGCCAAGGGCTTGCTGGTACGCCCGATCGGCCACCTCAACGTGATGTCGCCGCCGCTGATCATCAACCATCAGCAGATCGACCAGATCGTCGACACCTTGCGCGAATGCATTCTGGAGGCCGCCGCCGAGCTGCGTCGCGACGGTCAGTACCTGGGGTGA
- a CDS encoding OprD family porin, whose product MNTRHPMLRRSLVGACLSAGLCGPTWAGDDSGFFEGSKTDLLLRNYYFNRDFRDHDAAKGQVEEWAQGFILKFSSGYTPGTVGVGLDAIGLFGLKLDSSRQVSGSELLPVHDDGRAADNFGRAGAALKARISATEFKLGELLPDVPLLRYDDGRLLPQTFRGAMLVSREIDGLGLQAGQYRAVSLRNSSDMQDLSAWAAPGVKSDGFNYVGADYRFNQQRTLFGLWHSQLQDIYRQSYFNLQHKQPVGDWVLGGNLGYFIDRDDGSARIGRIDSHTAYGLFSAARAGHTLYLGVQKVSGDSPWMSVYGSSGRTLGNDMFNGNFSNAGERSWQLRYDYDFAVSGVPGLLAMVRYGRGDNASTKAGKDGHEWERDTEIGYTLQSGSLKNLSLRLNNATTRRSFNRDFDQTRLIVSYPLSL is encoded by the coding sequence ATGAACACCCGTCATCCGATGCTGCGCCGTTCCCTGGTCGGGGCTTGCCTGTCTGCGGGCCTGTGCGGCCCTACCTGGGCTGGCGACGACAGCGGTTTCTTCGAGGGGAGCAAGACCGACCTGCTGTTGCGCAACTACTACTTCAACCGGGATTTTCGCGACCATGACGCGGCCAAGGGCCAGGTGGAGGAGTGGGCCCAGGGGTTCATCCTCAAGTTCAGTTCTGGTTACACCCCGGGCACCGTGGGGGTTGGTCTGGATGCCATCGGCCTGTTCGGCCTCAAGCTCGACAGCAGCCGCCAGGTCAGCGGTTCGGAGTTGCTGCCGGTGCACGACGATGGCCGCGCCGCGGATAATTTCGGCCGCGCCGGGGCGGCCTTGAAGGCGCGAATTTCCGCCACCGAGTTCAAGCTCGGCGAGCTGCTGCCGGACGTGCCGCTGCTGCGCTATGACGATGGCCGCCTGCTGCCGCAGACCTTTCGCGGGGCCATGCTGGTGTCCCGCGAGATCGACGGCCTGGGCCTGCAGGCCGGGCAGTACCGCGCGGTGAGCCTGCGCAATTCTTCGGACATGCAGGACCTGTCGGCCTGGGCCGCGCCGGGGGTGAAGTCCGACGGTTTCAACTACGTGGGTGCCGACTACCGCTTCAACCAGCAGCGCACCCTGTTCGGGCTCTGGCATTCGCAACTGCAGGACATCTACCGCCAGAGCTACTTCAACCTGCAGCACAAACAGCCGGTGGGCGACTGGGTGCTGGGGGGCAACCTGGGCTACTTCATTGACCGCGACGATGGCAGCGCGCGCATCGGCCGCATCGACAGCCACACCGCCTATGGCCTGTTCTCCGCGGCGCGGGCCGGGCACACGCTGTACTTGGGGGTGCAGAAGGTCAGCGGTGACAGCCCCTGGATGTCGGTCTACGGCAGCAGCGGCCGGACCCTGGGCAACGACATGTTCAACGGCAACTTCAGCAACGCCGGCGAGCGTTCCTGGCAGCTGCGCTATGACTATGATTTTGCCGTCTCCGGAGTGCCCGGGCTGCTGGCCATGGTGCGCTACGGGCGTGGCGACAACGCCAGCACCAAGGCTGGCAAGGATGGCCATGAGTGGGAGCGCGATACCGAGATCGGCTACACCCTGCAGAGCGGCAGCCTGAAGAACCTCAGCTTGCGGTTGAACAACGCCACCACCCGGCGCAGCTTCAACCGCGATTTCGACCAGACCCGGTTGATCGTCAGTTACCCGTTGTCGCTGTGA
- a CDS encoding aromatic ring-hydroxylating dioxygenase subunit alpha, with product MYPKNAWYVACTPDELQNKPLGRQICGERMVFYRAHEGRVAAVEDFCPHRGAPLSLGYVENGNLVCGYHGLVMGCDGKTVEMPGQRVRGFPCNKTFAAVERYGFIWVWPGDQALADPALIHHLEWADNDQWAYGGGLFHIQCDYRLMIDNLMDLTHETYVHASSIGQKEIDEAPPQTTVDGDQVVTARHMHNVMPPPFWRMALRGNQLADDVPVDRWQICRFSPPSHVLIEVGVAHAGHGGYHAPAPYKASSIVVDFITPESDTSIWYFWGMARNFNPQDQALTESIREGQGKIFSEDLEMLERQQQNLLAQPQRSLLKLNIDAGGVQSRRVLERLIAQEREPREALIAASR from the coding sequence ATGTACCCCAAGAATGCCTGGTACGTTGCCTGCACCCCCGATGAATTGCAGAACAAGCCCCTGGGCCGGCAGATCTGCGGCGAACGGATGGTGTTCTACCGCGCCCATGAAGGCCGGGTCGCCGCCGTCGAGGATTTCTGCCCCCATCGCGGCGCCCCGCTGTCGCTGGGTTATGTCGAGAACGGCAACCTGGTGTGCGGTTACCACGGCCTGGTGATGGGCTGCGACGGCAAGACCGTGGAGATGCCCGGCCAACGGGTTCGCGGCTTCCCCTGCAACAAGACCTTCGCCGCGGTCGAGCGCTACGGTTTCATCTGGGTCTGGCCCGGCGATCAGGCCCTGGCCGACCCGGCGCTGATCCATCACCTGGAATGGGCCGACAACGATCAGTGGGCCTATGGCGGCGGGTTGTTCCACATCCAGTGCGACTACCGGCTGATGATCGACAACCTGATGGACCTGACCCACGAAACCTACGTCCACGCCTCCAGCATCGGCCAGAAGGAGATCGACGAGGCGCCACCACAGACCACGGTGGACGGCGATCAGGTGGTCACCGCCCGACACATGCACAACGTCATGCCGCCGCCCTTCTGGCGCATGGCCCTGCGCGGCAACCAGCTGGCCGACGACGTGCCGGTGGACCGCTGGCAGATCTGCCGCTTCAGCCCGCCCAGCCATGTGCTGATCGAAGTCGGCGTGGCCCATGCCGGCCACGGTGGCTACCACGCCCCTGCGCCGTACAAGGCGTCGAGCATCGTGGTGGATTTCATCACCCCCGAAAGCGACACCTCGATCTGGTACTTCTGGGGCATGGCGCGCAACTTCAATCCTCAGGACCAGGCCCTCACCGAGAGCATCCGCGAAGGCCAGGGCAAGATTTTCAGCGAAGACCTGGAGATGCTCGAACGCCAGCAGCAGAACCTGCTCGCCCAACCCCAGCGCAGCCTGCTCAAGTTGAACATCGACGCCGGCGGCGTGCAGTCGCGACGGGTGCTGGAACGCCTGATCGCCCAGGAGCGCGAGCCCCGAGAAGCGCTGATCGCGGCAAGCCGTTAA
- a CDS encoding pyruvate carboxyltransferase, which yields MAAKKSIKRSRAMKLENGIRYRDFSVPYLVDETLREGIERTAFPITVDAKLSILKAMVEAGLRDFVVGCGPEEPLVWDRLHRARQAGELPADTQATFIILLNCWETAFDYFKARAHRREWIADTVFSFGMITYRQDDREFERAIRAFRDIGAVKFKASVLNNFRNGVCEQRYAGICRQIDWAVNLGVEIIRINDSVGSLQPHVTRWLCSKLVVDYPHLVFCLHAHNDNGLALANTMQAIQCGFQMVEGALAGFGNRSGIAPLEQVVKLCRDNNIKLGAQALDLDKLIDASRYCEEKLLQLPGVYRPVSGKFETLSNYGVLNIPDFLDTQDEKAYFVNYVGLHPQTIRQALADYSSLSTPVAEIADEELWPIVENLKEEMRASMADIEVRYQHAMAGVMEFYRSSTYSPMQLARYAERQLLQEQSAHG from the coding sequence GTGGCAGCGAAAAAATCAATAAAAAGGAGCAGGGCGATGAAGCTCGAAAATGGAATTCGCTACCGTGATTTTTCTGTCCCCTATCTGGTGGATGAAACACTTCGGGAGGGTATTGAACGCACCGCCTTTCCCATCACGGTGGACGCCAAGTTATCCATCCTCAAGGCCATGGTCGAGGCTGGACTGCGGGATTTCGTGGTGGGTTGCGGGCCGGAGGAACCCCTGGTCTGGGACCGGTTGCATCGGGCACGGCAAGCCGGCGAATTGCCGGCCGACACCCAGGCCACGTTCATCATCCTGCTGAACTGCTGGGAAACCGCCTTTGATTACTTCAAGGCCCGGGCTCATCGACGGGAATGGATTGCCGACACCGTCTTCAGCTTCGGCATGATCACCTACCGGCAGGACGATCGAGAGTTCGAGCGCGCAATCCGGGCGTTTCGCGACATCGGCGCCGTCAAGTTCAAGGCCAGCGTGCTCAACAACTTCCGCAATGGGGTATGCGAGCAGCGTTATGCCGGGATCTGCCGGCAGATCGACTGGGCCGTCAACCTGGGGGTGGAGATCATCCGCATCAACGACTCCGTGGGTTCGCTGCAACCCCATGTGACCCGCTGGCTGTGCTCGAAGCTGGTGGTGGACTACCCGCACCTGGTGTTCTGCCTGCACGCCCATAACGACAACGGACTGGCCCTGGCCAATACCATGCAGGCGATTCAATGCGGTTTTCAGATGGTCGAAGGGGCCCTGGCCGGATTTGGCAACCGCTCCGGAATTGCACCACTGGAGCAAGTTGTGAAGTTGTGTCGGGACAACAATATAAAGTTGGGCGCGCAAGCGTTGGATCTGGACAAGTTGATCGATGCCTCGCGTTATTGTGAGGAAAAGTTGCTGCAGTTGCCCGGCGTCTATCGTCCGGTTAGTGGCAAGTTTGAAACATTGTCCAATTATGGCGTGTTGAATATTCCGGACTTTCTGGACACTCAGGATGAAAAGGCTTACTTCGTCAATTATGTGGGCTTGCATCCGCAGACCATCCGTCAAGCCCTGGCCGATTATTCATCGCTCAGCACTCCGGTTGCCGAGATTGCCGATGAGGAGCTGTGGCCGATCGTCGAGAACCTGAAAGAGGAAATGCGCGCCTCGATGGCGGACATCGAGGTCCGTTATCAGCACGCGATGGCCGGGGTGATGGAGTTCTACCGTTCCTCTACCTACAGCCCGATGCAATTGGCCCGCTATGCCGAGCGCCAGCTTCTGCAGGAGCAATCGGCCCATGGATAA
- a CDS encoding GntR family transcriptional regulator, translating into MSKPGQTVLVALRKMIASGELAAGERLMEVPTAERFGVSRMPVRMAFRTLEQEGLLVRFGGRGFQVRSVSAEDIAGAVEVRGVLEGLAARQTAERGLSAEGRAILERCLVEGDALFDKGYVNEEDLEVYHDLNMRFHQVIVAGSGNPAIADALARNDHLPFASVTALAVDRQDMAREYRRFNYAHMQHHSVFDALVNGQGARAEALMREHANATLRYAEIFGSALADERMKLILPSP; encoded by the coding sequence ATGAGTAAACCCGGTCAAACGGTGCTGGTCGCGCTGCGCAAGATGATCGCCTCGGGCGAGCTGGCGGCAGGCGAGCGCTTGATGGAAGTGCCGACCGCCGAGCGCTTCGGGGTGTCGCGCATGCCGGTGCGCATGGCCTTTCGCACCCTGGAGCAGGAGGGCCTCTTGGTGCGTTTCGGTGGCCGCGGGTTTCAGGTGCGTTCGGTCAGCGCCGAGGACATCGCCGGGGCGGTGGAGGTGCGCGGGGTGCTGGAGGGCCTGGCGGCGCGCCAGACCGCCGAGCGCGGGCTGTCGGCCGAGGGCCGGGCGATCCTTGAGCGCTGTCTGGTCGAGGGCGATGCGCTGTTCGACAAGGGCTACGTCAACGAAGAAGACCTGGAGGTCTATCACGACCTCAACATGCGTTTTCACCAGGTGATCGTGGCGGGCAGCGGCAACCCGGCGATCGCCGATGCCCTGGCGCGCAATGACCACCTGCCGTTCGCTTCGGTCACCGCGCTGGCGGTGGATCGCCAGGACATGGCCCGGGAATACCGGCGCTTCAACTACGCCCATATGCAGCATCACTCGGTGTTCGATGCCCTGGTCAACGGCCAGGGCGCGCGGGCCGAAGCACTGATGCGCGAGCATGCCAACGCTACCCTGCGTTACGCCGAGATCTTCGGCTCGGCGCTGGCCGATGAGCGCATGAAACTGATCCTGCCTTCGCCGTGA
- a CDS encoding helix-turn-helix transcriptional regulator, with protein sequence MSAPDNTPTALLSLQALQSWHAGLAEAFQALDDDAFLPRLAAALNALTPIESMMISLERKGLPPQLLHEQGIVGEYRDAIINRYFSRGYLLDPFCLAVENGLAEGFYHLSEIAPDDFFSSQYYKTYYLKTGGAEDSYYIVDLDSQSKISLCMFQGLSGARFASAPLALLRAVEPLVRELLRRFGTTGGLQQLLRQAPADRLPTRAPANLNQQIEAAFMSFGNPLLTVREREIAHLILRGHSVKSTAKVLQISPETVRMHRKNLYTKLAINSQAELFSLFIDWLTQPPVAD encoded by the coding sequence ATGAGCGCACCCGACAACACCCCCACTGCCCTTCTCTCCCTCCAGGCCCTGCAGAGCTGGCATGCCGGCCTGGCCGAGGCGTTCCAGGCTCTGGACGATGATGCGTTCCTGCCCCGCCTGGCCGCGGCGCTGAACGCCCTGACCCCGATCGAATCCATGATGATCAGCCTGGAGCGCAAGGGCCTGCCACCGCAGTTGCTGCACGAGCAAGGCATAGTCGGCGAGTACCGCGACGCGATCATCAACCGCTACTTTTCCCGGGGCTACCTCTTGGATCCCTTCTGCCTGGCCGTGGAAAACGGCCTGGCGGAAGGCTTTTACCACCTCTCGGAGATCGCCCCGGACGACTTCTTCAGCAGCCAGTACTACAAGACCTACTACCTCAAGACCGGGGGCGCCGAAGACAGCTACTACATCGTCGACCTCGACTCCCAGAGCAAGATTTCCCTGTGCATGTTCCAGGGCCTGAGCGGCGCACGCTTCGCCAGCGCGCCCCTGGCCCTGCTAAGGGCCGTGGAACCGCTGGTGCGTGAACTGTTGCGCCGTTTCGGCACCACCGGCGGCCTGCAGCAACTGCTGCGACAAGCCCCGGCGGATCGGCTGCCAACCCGGGCGCCGGCCAACCTCAACCAGCAGATCGAAGCCGCCTTCATGAGTTTCGGCAATCCGCTGTTGACGGTCCGCGAGCGGGAGATCGCCCACCTGATCCTGCGCGGTCACTCGGTGAAATCCACCGCCAAGGTGCTGCAGATCTCTCCGGAAACCGTGCGCATGCACCGCAAGAACCTCTACACCAAACTGGCCATCAACTCCCAGGCCGAGCTGTTTTCGCTGTTTATCGACTGGCTGACCCAGCCTCCCGTCGCGGACTGA
- a CDS encoding PDR/VanB family oxidoreductase has translation MIDVLVVARHDEALDICSFELAAADASPLPAFSAGAHIDVHLANGLVRQYSLCNHPEERHRYLIGVLKDPASRGGSSSLHQQLQVGARLRISAPRNLFALAPGARRSLLFAGGIGITPILSMAEQLTHNGADFQLHYCARSAERAAFVQRLRQSPFAERVSLHFDQQPETALDIAHALAEPQDDLHLYVCGPGGFMQHVLDSARALGWKEHCLHREYFSAAPMDHSADGSFAVRLASSGQVFQVPADRSVVQVLQDQGIEVAISCEQGICGTCLTRVLEGVPEHRDLFLTEDEQARNDQFTPCCSRAKTPLLVLDL, from the coding sequence ATGATCGACGTACTGGTGGTCGCGCGCCACGACGAAGCCCTGGACATCTGCAGCTTCGAACTGGCCGCGGCCGACGCAAGCCCCCTGCCCGCCTTCAGCGCCGGCGCCCACATCGACGTGCACCTGGCCAACGGCCTGGTGCGCCAATACTCCTTGTGCAATCACCCTGAAGAACGCCACCGCTACCTGATCGGGGTGCTCAAGGATCCCGCCTCGCGAGGCGGTTCAAGCAGCCTGCACCAACAGCTGCAGGTGGGCGCGCGCCTGCGCATCAGCGCGCCGCGCAACCTGTTTGCCCTGGCCCCCGGCGCGCGGCGCAGCCTGCTGTTCGCCGGTGGCATCGGCATTACCCCGATCCTCAGCATGGCCGAGCAACTGACCCACAACGGCGCGGATTTCCAGCTGCATTACTGCGCCCGCTCGGCCGAGCGCGCGGCCTTTGTCCAGCGCCTGCGGCAATCGCCTTTCGCCGAGCGGGTCAGCCTGCATTTCGACCAACAGCCGGAAACCGCCCTGGACATCGCTCACGCCTTGGCCGAGCCACAGGATGATCTGCACCTGTATGTCTGCGGCCCCGGCGGCTTCATGCAGCACGTGCTGGACAGCGCCCGTGCCCTGGGCTGGAAGGAACACTGCCTGCACCGCGAATACTTCAGCGCCGCGCCCATGGACCACAGCGCCGATGGCAGTTTTGCGGTCAGGCTGGCCAGCAGCGGGCAGGTGTTCCAGGTGCCGGCCGATCGCAGCGTGGTCCAGGTGCTGCAGGACCAGGGCATCGAAGTGGCGATTTCCTGCGAGCAAGGGATCTGCGGCACCTGCCTGACCCGGGTGCTGGAGGGGGTGCCGGAGCACCGTGACCTGTTCCTCACCGAGGACGAACAGGCGCGCAACGATCAGTTCACGCCCTGCTGCTCCCGGGCCAAAACCCCGTTGCTGGTGCTCGACCTCTAG